A single region of the Acidimicrobiia bacterium genome encodes:
- a CDS encoding lysylphosphatidylglycerol synthase transmembrane domain-containing protein produces the protein MWALALVAFALLLVRRWRLARDVVTAGALAWLLGRLVAVFVHRTDLAHAFSVVFDPTDVPRFPLVRISMAVAVITVASPYLARPTRRVGQGIVLLLALATIYLGRSLPTDVVAAFVLGWGVAALVHLVFGTAARRPTVEQVTRALAGFDIPCDGVHAADDQPVARAVFLARGAEGPLRIIAIGRDEADAQLMARVWRWIAYRDAPPTLFPTRRQQVEYEAYTMLLAREAGARVPHVAIAGTSDSLALLVAEDVHGEPLGPLSLEDAWEQARILHHTHIAHGRLDADHVVANDGSVTIVGWERASTGARERQLSADVAHLLAATAAIVGPDRAVAAAIDGVGTDGVAAALPLLQPGALSGVTKSALDRAASDDALAELRERAAAAVGTEPPELHELFRVNPRQLLMAIGALVAIAVLLSRVGNPVEFWDSIRNAKWAYVVLAFGLGLLTDVAFAVAFLGTVPVRIPLWPSVELQSSMSFSNLAVPIAADTAIQIRFLQKFGLDLSSAVATGGIFSTVSEFFVQATLFGIALWLSPDSIDFGRIDTNQVVVVVLIAIFLIGVGVAAVFSVRRIRHAVVPRIVRAARSVWDAMRSPTRVALLIAGNVTANCLYAASLLACLHAFGSAVDFWTLLALNIGVSLIASLVPFPGGGTAVSAVGMSGMLAAVGVPTAVATAAVIAHQLAVSYLPAIPGWFATNDLVRKKLL, from the coding sequence TTGTGGGCGCTCGCGCTCGTCGCCTTCGCGCTCCTCCTCGTGCGCCGGTGGCGACTGGCACGCGACGTGGTCACCGCCGGCGCGCTCGCGTGGCTGCTCGGCCGCCTGGTTGCCGTCTTCGTGCACCGGACCGACCTTGCGCACGCCTTCTCGGTGGTCTTCGACCCGACCGACGTGCCTCGTTTCCCCTTGGTGCGCATCTCGATGGCAGTCGCGGTGATCACGGTCGCGTCGCCCTACCTGGCCCGCCCGACCCGCCGTGTGGGTCAGGGCATCGTGCTGCTGCTCGCGCTGGCCACCATCTATCTCGGGCGGTCGCTTCCCACCGACGTGGTCGCGGCGTTCGTCCTCGGGTGGGGCGTCGCTGCGCTGGTGCACCTCGTGTTCGGCACTGCCGCGCGCCGCCCGACCGTCGAACAGGTGACGCGTGCGCTCGCCGGGTTCGACATTCCCTGCGACGGCGTGCACGCCGCCGACGACCAACCGGTTGCGCGTGCGGTGTTCCTCGCTCGAGGAGCCGAGGGGCCACTCCGCATCATCGCGATCGGCCGTGACGAGGCCGACGCGCAACTCATGGCGCGGGTCTGGCGCTGGATCGCGTACCGCGACGCGCCACCGACACTGTTCCCGACCCGGCGACAGCAGGTCGAGTACGAGGCGTACACGATGTTGCTCGCACGTGAGGCCGGCGCCCGCGTCCCGCATGTCGCCATCGCGGGAACGAGCGACTCGCTGGCGTTGCTCGTGGCCGAGGACGTACACGGCGAACCGCTCGGTCCGCTTTCGCTCGAGGATGCGTGGGAGCAGGCCCGCATCCTGCACCACACCCATATTGCGCACGGCCGCCTCGACGCCGATCACGTCGTCGCAAACGACGGAAGCGTCACGATCGTCGGGTGGGAGCGCGCATCGACCGGCGCGCGCGAGCGTCAGCTCTCCGCCGACGTCGCGCATCTCCTCGCCGCCACCGCTGCCATCGTCGGTCCCGACCGTGCCGTCGCGGCCGCGATCGACGGCGTGGGAACAGACGGGGTCGCGGCCGCGCTGCCCCTTCTCCAGCCGGGCGCGCTTTCGGGCGTGACCAAGTCGGCGCTCGATCGCGCGGCGTCCGACGACGCCCTCGCCGAGCTCCGCGAGCGTGCCGCAGCCGCAGTCGGCACCGAACCCCCCGAGTTGCACGAGTTGTTCCGGGTCAACCCGCGGCAGCTGCTGATGGCGATCGGAGCGCTCGTCGCGATCGCGGTGCTACTCAGCCGCGTGGGCAACCCGGTGGAGTTCTGGGACTCGATCCGGAACGCGAAGTGGGCGTACGTCGTGCTCGCATTCGGGCTCGGTCTGCTCACCGATGTGGCGTTCGCGGTGGCGTTCCTCGGTACAGTCCCGGTGCGCATCCCGTTGTGGCCGAGCGTCGAGCTGCAATCGTCGATGTCGTTCTCGAACCTCGCGGTGCCGATCGCGGCCGACACCGCGATCCAGATCCGGTTCCTCCAGAAATTCGGCCTCGACCTGTCGTCGGCGGTCGCGACCGGTGGGATCTTCAGCACGGTCTCGGAGTTCTTCGTCCAGGCCACGCTGTTCGGAATTGCACTGTGGCTCTCACCCGACTCGATCGATTTCGGGAGGATCGACACGAACCAGGTCGTGGTGGTCGTGCTCATCGCCATCTTCCTGATCGGTGTCGGGGTAGCGGCGGTGTTCAGTGTGCGGCGCATCCGGCACGCGGTGGTGCCGCGGATCGTGCGGGCAGCGCGCAGCGTGTGGGACGCGATGAGGAGCCCGACACGGGTCGCGCTTCTCATCGCTGGCAACGTCACTGCGAACTGTCTCTACGCCGCATCGCTGCTCGCGTGCCTGCACGCGTTCGGCAGCGCGGTCGACTTCTGGACGCTGCTCGCGCTCAACATCGGAGTCAGCCTCATCGCGTCGCTCGTCCCGTTCCCCGGCGGCGGCACCGCGGTGTCCGCGGTCGGCATGTCGGGGATGCTCGCGGCAGTGGGCGTACCCACCGCGGTCGCGACCGCGGCGGTGATCGCGCATCAGCTCGCCGTGAGCTACCTGCCGGCCATCCCCGGCTGGTTCGCGACCAACGATCTCGTTCGAAAGAAGCTGCTCTGA
- a CDS encoding YhjD/YihY/BrkB family envelope integrity protein — translation MEPTREPPEPEADSGRVARTTQRLKAEQTRLTRRVEDTREWLERSRPRSPLIDAGFRAFDRDVATGGVVLAGAVAFRVFLFLVPYVFVAVVGFGVAADAADQDPGDLARDAGIGGLIAKAVGGAADLSGFSRVTALLVGLFALFFGTRALLKVLRIVYGLIWGVVPPKLKKMTVPTLGLLGLTTVAFIFAGMIDHLGERSFILGLLGILVSSLIPFSIGLVASILLPRQPTRWPDLVPGALFLAVGVFVLHIITVYWIAHEIESKTDTYGAIGAALALLLWSYLLGRLITASAVINASVWQRRQERAERRAERVRMHGVSADQDSRERYTPPARPESAASTASRREGTDGRADRRI, via the coding sequence GAGGCCGATTCCGGTCGTGTGGCCCGCACTACGCAGCGCCTCAAGGCGGAGCAGACGCGGCTCACGCGGCGCGTCGAGGACACACGGGAGTGGCTCGAACGCTCGCGGCCCCGGTCGCCGCTCATCGACGCCGGGTTCCGGGCCTTCGACCGCGACGTCGCCACCGGCGGCGTGGTGCTCGCGGGCGCGGTGGCGTTTCGAGTCTTCCTGTTCCTCGTGCCGTACGTGTTCGTCGCGGTGGTCGGGTTCGGGGTCGCGGCCGATGCGGCCGACCAGGATCCCGGCGACCTCGCGCGTGATGCCGGCATCGGGGGCCTCATCGCAAAGGCGGTTGGCGGCGCGGCCGATCTCTCGGGCTTCTCGCGCGTCACCGCCTTGCTCGTGGGTCTGTTCGCACTGTTCTTCGGCACTCGCGCGCTGCTCAAGGTGCTCCGGATCGTCTACGGGCTCATCTGGGGCGTGGTTCCTCCGAAGCTCAAGAAGATGACCGTGCCAACGCTCGGCTTGCTCGGGCTCACCACCGTCGCGTTCATCTTCGCCGGGATGATCGACCACTTGGGTGAGCGATCCTTCATCCTCGGCCTCCTCGGGATCCTCGTTTCCAGCCTTATTCCGTTTTCCATCGGGCTCGTGGCCAGCATCCTTCTGCCCCGGCAGCCCACGCGCTGGCCTGATCTCGTTCCCGGCGCCCTGTTCCTCGCGGTGGGTGTGTTCGTGCTGCACATCATCACCGTGTACTGGATCGCGCACGAGATCGAGAGCAAGACCGACACCTACGGCGCGATCGGAGCGGCACTCGCACTTCTCTTGTGGTCGTACCTGCTCGGTCGCCTGATCACGGCGTCGGCCGTCATCAATGCGTCGGTCTGGCAGCGGCGCCAGGAACGTGCCGAGCGGCGGGCCGAGCGGGTTCGCATGCACGGTGTGTCCGCGGATCAGGACAGTCGGGAGCGTTACACTCCGCCCGCTCGACCCGAGTCCGCGGCGAGCACCGCTTCGCGCAGGGAGGGCACCGATGGCCGAGCCGACCGAAGGATCTGA